One Primulina huaijiensis isolate GDHJ02 chromosome 8, ASM1229523v2, whole genome shotgun sequence genomic region harbors:
- the LOC140983550 gene encoding AT-hook motif nuclear-localized protein 15-like, producing the protein MAHRWWAGNVGMNQAQSLHLVNTAEENAALNAANASNSSGSNPNQNPDDGDNQDNEEDLNPAGDLDISEPSSSSGRRPRGRPPGSKNKPKPPIVITKESANSLRSHVLEISSGSDISESIATFAQRRHCGVSVLSGSGIVTNVTLRQPAAPSGVISLHGRFEILSLSGAFLPAPSPPGATGLTVYLAGGQGQVVGGTVVGVLTASGPVMVIAATFSNATYERLPLEDESTNEGMEIQTSGANTGSIRAPVADPPTSAASVPLYNLPPNLLPNGQMPPPDVFWAPPPRPPPY; encoded by the coding sequence atggctcatagATGGTGGGCAGGAAATGTGGGAATGAATCAAGCTCAATCGCTTCACTTAGTTAACACTGCAGAAGAAAATGCTGCTTTGAACGCTGCAAATGCATCAAATAGTAGTGGAAGCAACCCTAACCAAAACCCTGATGATGGAGATAATCAAGACAATGAGGAAGATCTTAACCCAGCTGGTGATCTTGATATCTCTGAACCGTCATCGAGCTCAGGCCGTCGACCAAGAGGACGACCTCCTGGTTCGAAGAATAAGCCCAAACCTCCTATTGTTATAACTAAGGAGAGTGCAAATAGCCTCCGAAGCCATGTCTTGGAAATTAGCAGTGGCAGTGATATCTCCGAGAGCATTGCGACCTTTGCACAGCGGCGCCATTGTGGTGTTTCGGTTCTGAGTGGTAGTGGAATTGTTACGAATGTGACATTGCGCCAGCCAGCTGCTCCAAGTGGAGTGATTTCTCTTCATGGAAGATTTGAGATATTATCTTTATCGGGGGCATTCTTACCAGCACCTTCGCCACCAGGTGCTACGGGGTTGACTGTCTACTTGGCTGGCGGCCAGGGGCAGGTGGTTGGCGGCACGGTTGTCGGTGTATTGACTGCGTCGGGACCGGTGATGGTAATAGCAGCTACATTTTCAAATGCGACATATGAGAGGTTGCCTCTGGAAGATGAGAGTACTAATGAAGGAATGGAAATACAGACTTCGGGAGCGAATACGGGATCAATTCGTGCACCGGTGGCCGATCCCCCTACATCGGCTGCGTCGGTGCCTTTATATAATTTACCTCCTAATTTACTACCCAATGGACAAATGCCGCCGCCCGATGTCTTTTGGGCTCCTCCGCCACGCCCTCCCCCTTATTGA
- the LOC140982701 gene encoding glycerol-3-phosphate acyltransferase 5-like: MESVVSELEGTLLKNLDTFSYFMLIAFEASGLIRFALLLASWPLIRLLELCGRGDCGLKITIFIATAGVPISEIEAVARAVLPKFYLDDIDMEAWKVFSSYKKRVVVTKMPRIVVERFVKGNLGADGVVGTELYVNRFGFATGLVGDDFCSFGMRIAELFGGEKPSLGLGRPGSACGLSFLPFCHEECHPPFSNNKKQVPLTAVPVPVVFHDGRLALRPTQSAALLILLWIPLGFLLSIIRITLGIITPMWAIRHVSPLFGSRVVVKGNPPPPASVSTSGVLFVCTHRTLMDPVVLSAVLRRRIPAVTYSLSRLSEILSPIPTVRLTRIRDVDAQKIKRELEKGDLVVCPEGTTCREPFLLRFSALFAELTDRIVPVAMNYKVGFFHATTARGWKGMDPIFFFMNPRPVYEVTFLNQLPAEATCSSGKSPHDVANYVQRILAATLGFECTNFTRRDKYRVLAGNDGIVSQNSYGNPAVQLINTLKELVGSFIIQ, from the exons ATGGAGTCTGTTGTTTCGGAGCTTGAAGGCACCCTTTTGAAGAATCTTGACACCTTCTCATACTTCATGCTGATAGCATTCGAAGCATCTGGTTTGATCCGGTTCGCGTTGCTGCTAGCATCGTGGCCGCTGATTCGTCTTCTCGAACTTTGTGGGAGAGGGGACTGTGGGCTTAAGATAACAATTTTTATAGCCACAGCTGGGGTTCCAATATCTGAGATTGAAGCAGTTGCAAGAGCTGTTTTGCCGAAGTTCTACTTAGACGATATCGATATGGAAGCTTGGAAAGTCTTCAGCTCGTACAAGAAACGAGTCGTGGTGACGAAAATGCCTAGGATTGTGGTCGAGAGGTTCGTGAAGGGGAATTTGGGAGCTGATGGCGTCGTCGGGACTGAGCTCTACGTGAATCGATTCGGCTTTGCCACCGGTCTTGTTGGTGATGATTTTTGTTCATTCGGGATGAGAATCGCTGAGTTATTCGGAGGTGAAAAACCAAGCTTAGGGCTGGGAAGGCCTGGTTCTGCATGTGGCTTATCATTCCTACCATTTTGCCAT GAAGAGTGTCATCCACCATTCTCCAACAACAAGAAACAAGTGCCCCTCACAGCTGTCCCCGTACCGGTAGTGTTTCATGATGGCCGCCTTGCCTTACGACCCACCCAGTCGGCCGCCCTCCTGATCCTTCTATGGATCCCTCTTGGTTTCCTTCTTTCCATCATCCGGATAACCCTAGGCATAATAACTCCCATGTGGGCTATACGCCATGTTTCCCCGCTTTTCGGAAGCAGGGTTGTTGTAAAAGGAAACCCTCCTCCGCCAGCCTCTGTCTCCACATCCGGTGTCCTCTTCGTTTGCACGCACAGAACCCTAATGGATCCCGTGGTCCTCTCAGCTGTCCTCCGCCGCAGAATCCCAGCTGTTACTTACTCCCTTTCTCGCCTATCCGAAATCTTGTCTCCCATCCCGACCGTCCGTCTGACGAGAATCAGGGACGTTGATGCGCAGAAAATCAAACGGGAGCTCGAAAAAGGAGACCTAGTTGTCTGTCCAGAAGGAACAACTTGTAGGGAACCTTTCCTTTTGAGATTCAGCGCTCTTTTCGCTGAGCTAACGGATCGAATCGTACCTGTCGCCATGAATTATAAAGTAGGGTTCTTTCATGCAACCACAGCTAGGGGTTGGAAAGGTATGGATCCAATATTTTTCTTCATGAACCCCAGGCCGGTTTACGAGGTCACGTTCTTGAATCAGCTACCAGCAGAAGCTACTTGTTCTTCGGGTAAAAGCCCACATGATGTTGCTAACTATGTTCAGCGAATCTTGGCTGCTACTTTAGGGTTTGAGTGCACAAATTTTACTAGAAGAGACAAGTACAGGGTGCTCGCAGGGAATGATGGAATTGTATCCCAGAATTCATATGGGAATCCTGCCGTGCAATTGATTAACACTTTGAAGGAATTGGTGGGAAGTTTCATTATTCAGTAA
- the LOC140983149 gene encoding protein ELC-like, protein MEQYTQQFLNSVLSQRGPSALPYAEDMKWHIRQHLLLLTEAYPSLQPKTAVFNHNDGRTVNLLQADGTVPMSFQGVTYNIPVIIWMMETYPRHAPLVFVNPTRDMIIKRPHSFVSPNGVVSIPYIHSWVFPGSNLVELVRNLSHFFARDPPLYSQRKASSPNLNPNLNSGYGSINSSLGSSEPRPAIPPKVYSPTPPPPYGVGRVMEDPADVFKKNAINKLVEGFTTDIREMRKGREVEMEGLFSAQNVLRKREEELRKGLMEMRDEREGLEQQLQLVLMNTDVMNQWLRDNEGKLGCQDFSSVDVDEAFEFSDTLSKQMMDCTASDLAVEDTIYALDKAVQEGAVPFDQYLRNVRLLSREQFFHRATASKVRAVQMQAQVASMAARAPSQYAL, encoded by the coding sequence ATGGAGCAATACACGCAGCAATTCCTCAATAGCGTGCTGTCGCAGCGCGGCCCGTCGGCGCTGCCGTACGCGGAGGACATGAAGTGGCACATCCGGCAGCACTTGTTGTTGCTCACGGAGGCGTACCCTTCGCTGCAGCCCAAGACCGCCGTCTTCAACCACAACGACGGCCGCACAGTCAATCTTCTGCAAGCCGACGGCACCGTGCCGATGTCCTTCCAGGGCGTCACGTACAATATCCCGGTTATCATCTGGATGATGGAGACGTACCCCCGTCACGCGCCTCTCGTATTCGTGAACCCAACCCGCGACATGATCATCAAGCGTCCCCACTCCTTCGTGTCGCCCAACGGAGTCGTTTCTATCCCGTACATCCATTCATGGGTCTTCCCCGGATCTAATTTGGTTGAATTGGTGAGGAATTTGAGCCATTTTTTTGCTCGGGATCCGCCGCTTTACTCGCAGCGTAAGGCCTCATCTCCCAATTTGAACCCTAATTTGAATTCCGGTTATGGTAGTATAAATTCGTCATTAGGATCGTCGGAGCCGCGGCCGGCAATCCCACCAAAGGTTTATTCCCCCACTCCTCCGCCGCCATATGGAGTCGGGAGAGTAATGGAGGATCCTGCCGATGTTTTTAAGAAGAACGCGATAAACAAACTGGTGGAAGGCTTTACTACTGACATTAGAGAGATGAGGAAGGGGAGGGAAGTTGAAATGGAAGGCCTTTTTAGCGCGCAAAATGTGTTACGGAAGCGGGAAGAAGAATTGAGGAAAGGGTTGATGGAAATGCGGGATGAAAGAGAGGGATTGGAGCAGCAATTACAGTTGGTGTTGATGAATACCGATGTTATGAACCAATGGTTACGAGATAATGAAGGAAAATTGGGCTGCCAAGATTTCAGCAGTGTGGATGTAGACGAAGCATTTGAGTTTTCTGATACTCTGTCGAAGCAGATGATGGATTGTACAGCATCGGATTTGGCTGTGGAAGATACCATTTATGCATTGGATAAGGCGGTGCAAGAAGGGGCGGTGCCATTTGATCAATACTTGAGAAATGTGAGGCTTTTATCGAGAGAGCAGTTTTTCCATCGAGCCACAGCTTCGAAAGTCAGGGCAGTTCAGATGCAGGCTCAGGTTGCTAGTATGGCTGCGAGGGCACCGTCCCAATATGCGTTGTGA
- the LOC140982999 gene encoding ribulose bisphosphate carboxylase/oxygenase activase, chloroplastic-like, protein MATAVSTVGSAIINRAPLKLKGSSGGSAIPSSSFLGSRTLKKSSTVYIPKSPSSSSKIVAEEKTTKVDRWQGLGTDVSDDQQDITRGKGAVDALFQAPQGTGTHNAVLTSYDYISKGLRTYSYGDNVVSGFYIAPAFKDKLVVHLSKNFMSLPNIKVPLILGIWGGKGQGKSFQCELVFAKMGINPIMMSAGELESGNAGEPAKLIRQRYREAADIIKKGKMCCLFINDLDAGAGRMGGTTQYTVNNQMVNATLMNIADNPTNVQLPGMYNKEENPRVPIVVTGNDFSTLYAPLIRDGRMEKFYWAPTREDSIGVCRGIFRSDNVLVEAVVTLVDTFPGQSIDFFGALRARVYDDEVRKWISGVGVDNIGKKLINSREGPPEFEKPNITLEKLLEYGNMLVQEQENVKRVRLADKYMNQAALGDANRDSIDRGTFYGQAAQTVDFPVPEGCVDPSANNFDPTARSDDGTCLYTL, encoded by the exons ATGGCAACAGCCGTCTCCACCGTAGGATCCGCCATTATTAACCGAGCTCCG CTGAAGTTGAAAGGATCAAGTGGTGGATCAGCGATCCCGAGCTCATCTTTTTTAGGCAGCAGAACTTTAAAGAAATCGAGCACAGTATACATCCCCAAGTCCCCTTCTTCGAGTTCGAAGATCGTGGCAGAGGAGAAAACGACTAAAGTAGATAGATGGCAGGGTCTCGGAACGGATGTATCCGATGATCAGCAAGATATCACTAGAGGCAAGGGTGCGGTTGATGCTCTCTTTCAAGCTCCCCAAGGCACGGGAACGCACAACGCCGTGCTCACCTCCTATGACTACATCAGCAAGGGACTTAGAAC ATATAGCTATGGCGATAACGTGGTGTCCGGATTTTACATTGCTCCGGCCTTCAAGGACAAGCTTGTTGTTCACTTGAGCAAGAACTTCATGAGCTTGCCTAACATCAAG GTTCCTCTTATTTTGGGCATTTGGGGAGGCAAAGGTCAAGGAAAATCATTCCAATGTGAACTTGTTTTTGCCAAGATGGGTATCAA CCCTATCATGATGAGCGCCGGAGAACTCGAGAGTGGAAACGCAGGAGAACCTGCTAAGCTCATCAGGCAACGGTACCGTGAAGCAGCCGATATCATCAAGAAAGGCAAAATGTGCTGCCTGTTCATCAACGATCTCGATGCTGGTGCTGGTCGTATGGGGGGGACGACGCAATACACAGTCAACAACCAAATGGTTAACGCCACGCTTATGAACATAGCAGATAACCCGACTAACGTGCAATTACCCGGGATGTACAACAAAGAGGAGAACCCCAGAGTGCCTATAGTCGTCACGGGGAATGATTTTTCAACCTTGTATGCCCCTTTGATACGTGATGGGCGTATGGAGAAATTTTACTGGGCTCCCACACGTGAGGACAGCATCGGTGTTTGTAGAGGTATTTTTCGAAGTGATAACGTACTGGTAGAGGCAGTTGTCACGCTTGTGGATACCTTCCCTGGCCAATCTATTG ATTTCTTTGGTGCTTTGAGGGCAAGAGTTTATGACGACGAGGTGAGGAAGTGGATATCAGGAGTCGGAGTCGACAACATTGGCAAAAAACTAATTAACTCGCGGGAGGGGCCACCGGAATTTGAGAAGCCTAACATAACTCTAGAGAAGCTCCTGGAGTATGGCAACATGCTGGTGCAAGAGCAAGAAAATGTAAAGAGGGTACGATTGGCTGACAAGTACATGAATCAAGCTGCACTTGGAGATGCAAACAGGGATTCTATCGACCGAGGGACTTTCTACG GCCAGGCAGCTCAGACGGTTGATTTTCCTGTACCCGAAGGTTGCGTCGACCCGAGTGCAAACAACTTTGATCCTACCGCCAGAAGTGACGATGGAACCTGCTTGTACACATTATAA